The genomic region ATCATATAATGACGCCTGAAGGCCACCAGGCCGAACTGAGCCCCTTTCCTCGCCAGGGCCAGGGCCGTGCCCACCCCCACCAGCCCGAAGCCGGCCCCGAAGTAGGGGTTGTCCTTGAGGGCCACGACGAAGTCGGAGAACGGCATGGCGGGGGCTAGGGGCCTGCCTCCCGCAGCATCGCCCCGGCGGCTTGCGAGCAGACCTGTGCGGGCAGAAATAGAAGGGAAGCAgcgaggtggggagggggcagcagggaggggggggggggcagccccgggcccgTCCCCGTGAGGCGCCCCCAGGCCTGGGGGCTCGGAGCAGGCCCCAGGCGGGGGGAGGCCCCCAGGGCGCACCCGccgccccctcagcccctcaaTTCTCACCCCGCTTCTCCTAAATCCCTTATAACCCACCCGCCGCCGCCATTATCCCAATTTATTCCAATTTATCCCCAAATTTACCCCCCTGAagcgccgccccgccgccgcccctcaCCCTCGCGCCGCTCTCTATGGttcccccctcaccccctccaACTTCCGGTGCCGCCGCTTCCGGCCGGCTCGCGGAGCGCACCATAGAGCGGAGCCGGGCGGTGGTGGGGGGGTAGAGCGGCCCCGCCGGCCGCGCAACAAAGGGCGGCGCTCTAGGCCGCGGGGCGAGACCATAGAGATGAGGCCGGCCGGGCCCGCAGGTggcgctggggggggggaactgggagcactgggagggaaCTGGGGGAGACTGGGGGGGACTGGGACGTTGGGGGAGAGCTGGAGGGCGCTGGGAGGTACTGGgggaactgggagcactgggagggaactggggggcactggggtgTTGGGGGAGAGCTGGAGGGCACTGGGAGGTactgggggaactggggggcactgggagggaactggggggaactggggggcactgggacgTTGGGGGAGAGCTGGAGGGCACTAGGAGGTACTGGgggaactgggagcactgggagggaaCTGGGGGGAACTGGGGAGCACTGGGGTGCTAGGGGAGAGCTGGAGGGCACTGGGGGGAactggggagcactgggaggtACTGGGGGATACTGGGATACTGGGAGGGTACTGGGGGGCACTGAGGTGTTGGGGGGAtactggggggcactgggatgTACTGGGGGATACTGGGATACTGGGAGGGtactggggggcactggggtgTACTGGGGGACACTGGGGTGTTGGGGAGGAACAAGGGGTACTGGGGTGTTGGGGGGCACTGGGATGTACTGGGGGGTACTGGGGGGCGCTGGGATGTAATGGGGAATACTGGGGGACACTGAGATATTGGAAGGGTACTGGGGGGCACTGGAATGtactggggggcactggggtgTTGGTGAGCAACAGGGGGTACTGGGGTGTTGAGGGGCACTGGGATATACTGGGTGGaactggggggcactgggatgtactgggggcactggggcatTGGGGGAGAACTGTGGGACTCTGGGATGTACTGGGAAGCACTGGGATGTACTGGTGGAACTGGTGGATCCTGGGACGtactggggggcactggggtaTTGCGGGGGAACGGGAGCTACTGGGACATACTGGGGGACACTGGGATGTACTGGGGGACACTGGGATATTGGGAGGGCACTGGGAGGTACTGGGGGACACCGAGATGTACTGGGGGGCATGGGATTGGGGCACGGGATGGGGGCTGGGGCCGAGCCCCCGCTGGGTGCTCCCAGGCTTTTGGGGCCGGGTGCGGGCCCCTCACAGAGCCGCCCCCTCCCCTTATTGTCCTGTTCCTTTTTCCAGCTccggagcccccccagcctggtgccagcagcagctgaggggcCATGAGCACCAAAAAAACGCCCACCCCTGGGGCTGCGGGCGAGGAGCTGGATGCCCCCTGCCCcgagctgctcctgcccaccCCGGGACAGGCAGCGGGGGCCACGGGGAGCCCCCCCACAGCCGGCAGTGACCCGGAGGGGGCTCCCCCACCGGCTTCCAGCCGGGAGATGCTGCTGGCCGAGGCGTCGATGCCCGGGGAAGGGGCTCCTGGTGATGGAGGCGAGGTGGAAATCTTCATCCAGGCTGTGGCTGGCAACGTGACGCTGAGCAACGCGCCCAACGCCGCCGGTACCGGGCACGGGGAGGGCGCTGGGGGGTGgagatgggaggaaaaaagtgtGGGGGGGGCTGCGGTGCCCCCCTGCAACACCCCCGCGTGCTGCCCCCAGGTACGGCTCGCTCTGGGGGCGACCCTGGCTGgcggctgcctcctgctgcagcgtGGCCGTCTCGGTTTTTCTCCCCCgaagcaggagggcaggaggtggcgGAGAGTCGCCAGCCCGGCTGGGGAGACGCAGAGGAAGGAAGCGGGACAGCAAAACCTTCAGGCACTGCGGAGGAGGATgcggaggagctggaggctggaGAAGACTCGGACAGCGGCGGGGATGAGTCCCTGGGGGAGAACGGGGAGAGCCCCGGCGAGGGCGAGGACAAGCAGCATGGGAAGGAGGCTCCTGAGGAAGCCAAGGGGCCCCAGGCGCAGCGTTTCAAAGGTAGGAgcgtgctgggagctgccggGGCCTTTTGGTTATGAAGGAGCGGGGTTTTTGTCTAGGTGGGGGCTGCCTGGCTCTGATTTAGGCTGTGCTGGGCCACCCCAACCCTGATGGTGGCTCAGGGTGGGGACAGCCCCTCCGGGTCCTCGTCTTCTGCACGATTCAGCCCAGCCTGGCGGGGTCAGGAGGGAAAAACCTGCCTGTGCtcatcctctccctccccttgcTCGCAGGGGACGTGGCGGAGGGCTGCGAGCCCCTCTACAAGACCCACATGTGCCCCGAGTGCAAGCGGTGCTTCAAGAAGCGGACTCACCTGGTGGAGCACCTCCACCTGCACTTCCCCGACCCCAGCCTGCAGTGCCCCAACTGCCGCAAGTTCTTCACCAGCAAGAGCAAGCTGAAGATCCACCTGCTGCGCGAGGCGGGCCAGAAGGCTCACCGCTGCCCGCTCTGCCACTACAGCTCGGTGGAGAGGAACGCCCTCAACCGCCACATGGCCAGCATGCACGAGGACAGCTCCAACTTCTACTCCGACGTCTACTCCTGCCCGGTCTGCCAGGAGAAGTTCCGCCTCAGCCAGGCCCTGAAGGAGCACCTGAAGAGCCACAAAGCCGAGCCCAAGAGGCTGAGCTGCTTCCAGGGGGGCTGCGACTACCTCGCCGAGGACCGCAGGGAGTTTGTCCGCCACCTGAAGGAGGCCCACGGCGTCAAGGCGGTGGAGTGCCGGCACCACGCCTGCTCGCTGCTCTTCGGCACGGCCGAGGCCATGGAGGCTCACCGCAAAACCCACTACGCCTTCCACTGCCAGCAGTGCGACTTCATCTGCTCCAACAAGCACCTCTTCCGCAAGCACAAGAAGCAGGGGCACCCGGGCAGCGAGCAGCTGCGCTGCGCCTTCTGTCCCTACGCCACCTTCAACCCCGTGGAGTTCCACGACCACGTGGGCAAGATGCACGCCAACGAGAAGGTCCACAAGTGCGCCCAGTGCGCCTTCGCCACCGCACACAAGCGCGTGCTCATCCGCCACATGCTGCTGCACACGGGTGGGTGTCTGCCGCGCCCCAAGCCGAGCCGGCAGGTCGGGGTGGAGGTTGGGGAGGTGCTTGGTGAGGGTTTCTGGGCTTCCATCCCCATCCTTGTCGTTACCCCAACCTCCTGAGCTGATTTTCCCCGCCATGCTGCCTCATCCTGCCACGGCACCCAGTCTGCTCGTGTCCCCCCGCAGGAGAGAAGCCCCACAAGTGCGAGCTGTGCGACTTCACCTGCCGCGACGTCAGCTACCTGTCCAAGCACATGCTGACCCACTCCGACGACAAGAACTTCATGTGCACCGAGTGCGGCTACGTCACCAAGTGGAAGCACTACCTCAACGTCCACATGCGCAAGCACACCGGAGATCTCCGGTACTGCCCCCGGGCTGCCCGGCCTGGCAGCAGCGTGAGGGCTCCCCAAATTCTGCTCCGGGAGCTGCGTCGGGTGCCAGCCTCCCCCTTTCTGgcagtggctgctgcctgctctgtgtgGCCCGTGGTAAATGCGGTCTGAGCTCGtgggtgctgtgcaggtgaaGCTCTGGTGTCTCGGCACCCCCACCACGTTGCTGCAGTTCTGAGCTCGGCCTCACGCACTCTGCTGGTGTTCGTGGGCCAAGGGCAGCTTGGGTTCGTGCAGGGCTCTGCCAAAAACGTGGCTTTACTCCTGTGTTGCCACCTCGCTGTGCTTTGACCCAGCTGCTTGCTGGGGTGCCCAGGGACTCCTGTCCAAGGGCTGGGGATGTGGAGCACCAGCAGTGCAGCGGGGAGGAACTGCTTGTGGTTAGAGCTGCCCGGATCACggttccctgctcctcctgacCGATTCTGCTCTCCCCACAGGTACCAGTGCAACCAGTGCTCGTACCGCTGCCACCGTGCCGACCAGCTGAGCAGCCACAAGCTGCGGCACCAGGGCAAGAGCCTGGTCTGCGAGGCGTGCGGCTTCGCCTGCAAGCGCAAGTACGAGCTGCAGAAGCACGTGCAGGCCAAGCACTCGCAGAACTACCAGGTGCCCAGCTTCCAGTGCCGCTACTGCGCCTACCAGACCAAGTACAAGCAGGCGCTGCTCAACCACGAGAACTGCAAGCACACCAAGCAGAAGGAGTTCCGCTGCGCCCTCTGCTCTTACTGCACCTTCAGCAACACCAGCCTCTTCTTCCACAAGCGCAAGGTGCACGGCTACGTGCCCGGTGACAAGGACTGGCTGGAAAACTACGCCAGCAAGGAGCTGGagatctcctcctcctccgagGCGCTGCTCGGCTCTGAGCTCGGTGCTGCCCTGCGTGTGGACTCCAGTTCCCCTCTCTCTGGCAAGGAGCAGTGGGCGAAGGCAAAGCCAGCCCAGCTGGAGCCCCAGGGGGATGAGGGCTACCAGCAAGTGTTCGTGGTGCCCCTCCTCGGGCAGGACACGGCGCTGCCAGGGGACAGCAGCAAGGTGCAGAGAGCTACGGGCcagggggagcagagctgcccagTCACCGGTGACGCCCTGGGAGATGCCTGCATGCAGagtggtgctgctgtgggctCAGCTGAGCTTGCTGCTGCGGGGGAAGAGGCAGAGAGCTGCACGTTGCACCTAGAGACGCTGAACGTCTCCTCTGACCCCATCCTGGAGCACCTGGCTGGAGGAGCCTGCACAGCGCAGCCCCAGAGTGTGGAaatgctgagctgcagggagcctCCTGCAGCCTACCAGGTGCTGGGTTCCCGGGATCACCTCGGCTTGGAGGACAGCGACGGTGCACTTGGAGACATCCCGGGCTACAAGGAAGAGGTGGCAGACATCCATGAGGACGAGGAGGTGAGGCAGGAGGACAGCGTAGCACTGGGTGCCAGCCAGGACAAAAACCCCATCAGGGAGGCCATGGGCCACCTCCAGGGCgctccctcagccccctgcAAGCTGCTTCCAGACGCGGAGCTGAGAGAGACCGGCCCAGCTGAGTTGCCAGAGGCCTGGCTCAGCGTGCTGAAGACCCCTGAGCAGAGCCCCCCACTCGTCCCGGGCGCTGCGGCCGCTTCCAGTGACGACGCCAGGAGCGGCTCGGAGTCGGTGCTGAAGGCGCTGCGGAAGCAGGACAAGGAGCAGGCGGAGACGCTGGTGCTGGAGGGCAGGGTGCAGATGCTGGTGGTGCAGTCGGAGAGCAGCCAGATCTTTCGGTGTGAGAAATGCTCCTACGTAACCCGGAGGGAGAAGTCCCTGTCCCTGCACTCCAAAGCCAGCTGCCAGAGCCGCCGCGCCCCACTCATCTGCTGCGAGTGCGGCGCCACCTTTAAGCAGCAAAGGGGGCTCAACACCCACCTCCTCAAAAAGTGCCCCGTCCTcctgaagaagaagaacaagatCCCCAAGCCTCAAGTTCAGGAGCCAACTGGCTCGCACCAGCTGGGTGACAATGgcacaggaacagcagagagCGACAGGGGGGGCACGGAGGAGTCAGGACGTCCTGAccctccctgggcagcaggagTGCTGGCTGATGAAACGCAGGCACCGGACGGTCCCTCGGCTGGGGAGCAGGCTCCGGGCTGTCCTTCCCCGGAGCAGTCCCTCCCGGGTGACAGCAGGGAGGTGCCAGAAGAGCTTTGGCAGcgaggggatggggctgagcccAGCGGAGCCGCTTGTCCCTCCCAGCCCGGGAAGCCCTCCGAGAAATACCGGCTGGAGGGGGGCAAGCTGCGCTGCAACGCCTGCTCCTTCGTCTGCTCCCGCGTCTCCACCATCACCTCCCACGTGGAGGACGGCTGCCGGCGCCTGGAGCAGTTCTGGTGCTCGCAGTGCCCCGAGGCCTTTCGCTCCCAGCGGGCCCTGAAGAGCCACCGTGCCGAGAAGCACCTCGCGCCTCCCGAGCGGGACGGACCCCAAAACACCCCGATCCCGGGGGGAGACTCGCTCAACGGCGAGCCCCCAGCGGGCGCAGCCGCCCCAAAAACCCCGCTGCCCAAGCGGAGGCGCctgtcctgccccagctgccccttCACCTGCCAGCAGGAGCGGGCCATGAGGACGCACAAGCAGCGGGGCTGCGTGGCGCTGGGCGAGTTCCGCTGCGCCTCCTGCCCCTTCACCTCCCAGGCGGCCAAAGCCTTGAGGCTGCACCGCCGGCTGCACCGCCAGCACTACGGCAAGCGGCCGCAGCTGCAGTGCCGGCAGTGCGAGTTCACCTGCAAGCAGGCCCGCTGCCTGCGGCAGCACGTGCGCATCAAGCACGAGGGGGTGAAGCCCCACCAGTGCCGCTTCTGCGAGTTCAGCACCACCCGGCGCTACCGCCTGGAGGCCCACCAGTCCCTGCACACCGGCGTGGGGCGCATCGCCTGCggcagctgcagccagaccTTCGGCACCAACTCCAAGCTGCGCATCCACCGCCTGCGGGTGCACGAGAAGACGCCCACCCACTTCTGCCCGCTCTGCGACTACGGCAGCTACCTGCAGAACGACATCACCCGCCACGTCAACAGCTGCCACCGCGGCGAGCTCAACTTCGGCTGCGCCCGCTGCGAGGCCCGCTTCAGCTCCGAGACGGCCCTCAAGCAGCACGTCCTGCGGCGGCACGAGGAGAAGGTGGCCTACGGCTGCCCGCGGTGCGGCTTCGTGTGCCACAGCGAGGCCACGCTCAAGTGCcacctgcagaagcagcacccGCACCTGGAGTGCGGCACCTGCAAGGAGAGCTTCCCCAGCCGGGAGGCGCTGGAGGAGCACAAGCGGCAGCACTTTGGGCACCGCTGCGAGCTCTGCAGCTTCGCCGCCAAGGAGCGGCAGCAGCTGGTGCGGCACTACGTGGAGAGCCACGAGCCCGCCGCCCCCCAGGACAAGCCCCTGCGCTGCCCCTTCTGCGACTTCGCCTGCCGTCACCAGCTCGTCTTCGACCAGCACGTCAAGGGCCACGGCGGCACCCGCGTCTACAAGTGCTCGGACTGCGCCTACAGCACCAAGAACCGGCAGAAGATCACCTGGCACATCCGCATCCACACCGGGGAGAAGCCCTACAAGTGCCACCTCTGCAAGTACGCCTGCGCCGACCCCTCGCGCCTCAAGGTGAGCGCCCTGCTCGGGCTGGGGGGCGCAGACCCGGAGGTTCGGGGAAGGATGGATGGGGTTCTGACCTACACCCTGCTTCCCGCTGCTGGAAACGAAGGGGGTGGCAAAGCGAGACTTGAGCAGCTGGCTGAGTTCATTTctctccctgctggcagctctgagTGCTTGTGGCCGTGCCCCCGTCGCGGGGCAGCCTTCGTTTCTGGAGGAGGTGCCCGTTCAGGGCAGCGTGGCGCTAGGGGACGGTGTCTGCATGCTCTTTCTGCTCAGCTTTGTAGGGGATGATCACCCTCCCACGCAGTAAAGGGCCTTTCCTAGAACAAGGGAGCCGGGCGTGGGGtaatggaaggaaaatgggCTGTCTTTGCTAAAAGAAGTATCGACTTTTTTAATGGCCAGGCTGTGCTAGAGCCCTCGAGGGCCTCCTGGGCAAGGCTGCCGTGATGCACTCTGCTCTGCCGGGCTCTTTCTAAACCTGCACTTAGTCCTAAATGCCAAACGTAGGAAGAAAAGCCTGTGCCCTCCACGGGCTGGGACAGAACAAGCCCTGCATGCCCCCGGGACAGGCGGCACGGCCTCCCTCTGACCGTGCCCGTGTCCCTCCCCCTCTGCCCAGTACCACATGCGGATCCACAAGGAGGAGCGCAAATACCTCTGCCCGGACTGCGGCTACAAGTGCAAGTGGGTGAATCAGCTCAAGTACCACATGACGAAGCACACGGGTGAGTGTGGCCACGGGGCACCGCCAGCACTCCTGGCAAGGAATGGGGGGCGTGGGGACACCCCGCAGAGCACGTCCCTGGGTGCTGGAGGGTTGGGGACAACGCGCTGTGGAGGCTGTGCCTCCCCAGAGCCAAGgagggggtgtggggagggacAGAGAGCCCCgcagaggtgctgggctggaggcGTTGTCCCCACCTGTGCCCGCTGTCACCGCAGGGCTGAAGCCGTACCGCTGCGACGAGTGCGAGTACCGCACCAACCGGGCGGACGCGCTGCGGGTGCACCAGGAGACGCGGCACCGCG from Aythya fuligula isolate bAytFul2 chromosome 6, bAytFul2.pri, whole genome shotgun sequence harbors:
- the ZNF142 gene encoding zinc finger protein 142 isoform X1, which codes for MPGEGAPGDGGEVEIFIQAVAGNVTLSNAPNAAAGGQEVAESRQPGWGDAEEGSGTAKPSGTAEEDAEELEAGEDSDSGGDESLGENGESPGEGEDKQHGKEAPEEAKGPQAQRFKGDVAEGCEPLYKTHMCPECKRCFKKRTHLVEHLHLHFPDPSLQCPNCRKFFTSKSKLKIHLLREAGQKAHRCPLCHYSSVERNALNRHMASMHEDSSNFYSDVYSCPVCQEKFRLSQALKEHLKSHKAEPKRLSCFQGGCDYLAEDRREFVRHLKEAHGVKAVECRHHACSLLFGTAEAMEAHRKTHYAFHCQQCDFICSNKHLFRKHKKQGHPGSEQLRCAFCPYATFNPVEFHDHVGKMHANEKVHKCAQCAFATAHKRVLIRHMLLHTGEKPHKCELCDFTCRDVSYLSKHMLTHSDDKNFMCTECGYVTKWKHYLNVHMRKHTGDLRYQCNQCSYRCHRADQLSSHKLRHQGKSLVCEACGFACKRKYELQKHVQAKHSQNYQVPSFQCRYCAYQTKYKQALLNHENCKHTKQKEFRCALCSYCTFSNTSLFFHKRKVHGYVPGDKDWLENYASKELEISSSSEALLGSELGAALRVDSSSPLSGKEQWAKAKPAQLEPQGDEGYQQVFVVPLLGQDTALPGDSSKVQRATGQGEQSCPVTGDALGDACMQSGAAVGSAELAAAGEEAESCTLHLETLNVSSDPILEHLAGGACTAQPQSVEMLSCREPPAAYQVLGSRDHLGLEDSDGALGDIPGYKEEVADIHEDEEVRQEDSVALGASQDKNPIREAMGHLQGAPSAPCKLLPDAELRETGPAELPEAWLSVLKTPEQSPPLVPGAAAASSDDARSGSESVLKALRKQDKEQAETLVLEGRVQMLVVQSESSQIFRCEKCSYVTRREKSLSLHSKASCQSRRAPLICCECGATFKQQRGLNTHLLKKCPVLLKKKNKIPKPQVQEPTGSHQLGDNGTGTAESDRGGTEESGRPDPPWAAGVLADETQAPDGPSAGEQAPGCPSPEQSLPGDSREVPEELWQRGDGAEPSGAACPSQPGKPSEKYRLEGGKLRCNACSFVCSRVSTITSHVEDGCRRLEQFWCSQCPEAFRSQRALKSHRAEKHLAPPERDGPQNTPIPGGDSLNGEPPAGAAAPKTPLPKRRRLSCPSCPFTCQQERAMRTHKQRGCVALGEFRCASCPFTSQAAKALRLHRRLHRQHYGKRPQLQCRQCEFTCKQARCLRQHVRIKHEGVKPHQCRFCEFSTTRRYRLEAHQSLHTGVGRIACGSCSQTFGTNSKLRIHRLRVHEKTPTHFCPLCDYGSYLQNDITRHVNSCHRGELNFGCARCEARFSSETALKQHVLRRHEEKVAYGCPRCGFVCHSEATLKCHLQKQHPHLECGTCKESFPSREALEEHKRQHFGHRCELCSFAAKERQQLVRHYVESHEPAAPQDKPLRCPFCDFACRHQLVFDQHVKGHGGTRVYKCSDCAYSTKNRQKITWHIRIHTGEKPYKCHLCKYACADPSRLKYHMRIHKEERKYLCPDCGYKCKWVNQLKYHMTKHTGLKPYRCDECEYRTNRADALRVHQETRHREARSFICEQCGKAFKTRFLLKTHLKKHSEEKPYVCNACGRAFRWAAGLRHHYLTHTDQHPFFCRYCPYKAKQKFQVIKHIQRHHPERGAAEGVGKDPSTPTVHLHAVQRDGPAAGRPETEREGGCPPGKEGALA
- the ZNF142 gene encoding zinc finger protein 142 isoform X2, with protein sequence MPGEGAPGDGGEVEIFIQAVAGNVTLSNAPNAAGGQEVAESRQPGWGDAEEGSGTAKPSGTAEEDAEELEAGEDSDSGGDESLGENGESPGEGEDKQHGKEAPEEAKGPQAQRFKGDVAEGCEPLYKTHMCPECKRCFKKRTHLVEHLHLHFPDPSLQCPNCRKFFTSKSKLKIHLLREAGQKAHRCPLCHYSSVERNALNRHMASMHEDSSNFYSDVYSCPVCQEKFRLSQALKEHLKSHKAEPKRLSCFQGGCDYLAEDRREFVRHLKEAHGVKAVECRHHACSLLFGTAEAMEAHRKTHYAFHCQQCDFICSNKHLFRKHKKQGHPGSEQLRCAFCPYATFNPVEFHDHVGKMHANEKVHKCAQCAFATAHKRVLIRHMLLHTGEKPHKCELCDFTCRDVSYLSKHMLTHSDDKNFMCTECGYVTKWKHYLNVHMRKHTGDLRYQCNQCSYRCHRADQLSSHKLRHQGKSLVCEACGFACKRKYELQKHVQAKHSQNYQVPSFQCRYCAYQTKYKQALLNHENCKHTKQKEFRCALCSYCTFSNTSLFFHKRKVHGYVPGDKDWLENYASKELEISSSSEALLGSELGAALRVDSSSPLSGKEQWAKAKPAQLEPQGDEGYQQVFVVPLLGQDTALPGDSSKVQRATGQGEQSCPVTGDALGDACMQSGAAVGSAELAAAGEEAESCTLHLETLNVSSDPILEHLAGGACTAQPQSVEMLSCREPPAAYQVLGSRDHLGLEDSDGALGDIPGYKEEVADIHEDEEVRQEDSVALGASQDKNPIREAMGHLQGAPSAPCKLLPDAELRETGPAELPEAWLSVLKTPEQSPPLVPGAAAASSDDARSGSESVLKALRKQDKEQAETLVLEGRVQMLVVQSESSQIFRCEKCSYVTRREKSLSLHSKASCQSRRAPLICCECGATFKQQRGLNTHLLKKCPVLLKKKNKIPKPQVQEPTGSHQLGDNGTGTAESDRGGTEESGRPDPPWAAGVLADETQAPDGPSAGEQAPGCPSPEQSLPGDSREVPEELWQRGDGAEPSGAACPSQPGKPSEKYRLEGGKLRCNACSFVCSRVSTITSHVEDGCRRLEQFWCSQCPEAFRSQRALKSHRAEKHLAPPERDGPQNTPIPGGDSLNGEPPAGAAAPKTPLPKRRRLSCPSCPFTCQQERAMRTHKQRGCVALGEFRCASCPFTSQAAKALRLHRRLHRQHYGKRPQLQCRQCEFTCKQARCLRQHVRIKHEGVKPHQCRFCEFSTTRRYRLEAHQSLHTGVGRIACGSCSQTFGTNSKLRIHRLRVHEKTPTHFCPLCDYGSYLQNDITRHVNSCHRGELNFGCARCEARFSSETALKQHVLRRHEEKVAYGCPRCGFVCHSEATLKCHLQKQHPHLECGTCKESFPSREALEEHKRQHFGHRCELCSFAAKERQQLVRHYVESHEPAAPQDKPLRCPFCDFACRHQLVFDQHVKGHGGTRVYKCSDCAYSTKNRQKITWHIRIHTGEKPYKCHLCKYACADPSRLKYHMRIHKEERKYLCPDCGYKCKWVNQLKYHMTKHTGLKPYRCDECEYRTNRADALRVHQETRHREARSFICEQCGKAFKTRFLLKTHLKKHSEEKPYVCNACGRAFRWAAGLRHHYLTHTDQHPFFCRYCPYKAKQKFQVIKHIQRHHPERGAAEGVGKDPSTPTVHLHAVQRDGPAAGRPETEREGGCPPGKEGALA